Proteins from one Malania oleifera isolate guangnan ecotype guangnan chromosome 4, ASM2987363v1, whole genome shotgun sequence genomic window:
- the LOC131153527 gene encoding serine/threonine-protein kinase BRI1-like 2 has protein sequence MIQKDPNGVLSGWQLDNNPCTWKGVSCSLDGRVTQLDLSARDLVGEISFNPLASLDMLSALNLSANSFTINSTSLRQLPYGLKQLELSSSGLAGLVPEDLFSKCPNLVQVNLSHNNLTGFLPENLLVKTDNLQALDLSFNNLTGSISKLIFPSSLTSLAQLDLSGNQITDTIPISLSNCTNLKTLNLSFNLLTGGIPGSLGELSSLQRLDLSHNHLTGRIPPDLANACNSLLELKLSYNNISGPIPSFSLCSWLQIIDLSNNNLSGSFPDSMFQSLASLETLLLTNNFISGPFPASISYCSRLRIVDLSSNKLSGTLPPDICPGASSLEQLRIPDNLIRGEIPAELSQCSSLKTIDFSLNYINGSIPAELGRLENLEQLIAWFNGLEGKIPAEMGNCKNLKDLILNNNFLSGEIPIELFKSSNLEWISLTSNALTGKIPPEFGLLTRLAVLQLANNSFSGQIPRELANCSSLVWLDLNSNRLTGEIPPRLGRQLGEKALSAIPSGNTLVFVRNVGNSCKGVGGLLEFAGIRPERLLQIPTLKSCDFTRMYSGPVLSLFTQYQTLEYLDLSYNELRGKIPDEMGEMVALQVLVLARNQLSGEIPSTLGQLRNLGVFDASHNRLQGQIPDSFSNLSFLVQIDLSNNELTGQIPARGQLSTLPASQFANNPGLCGVPLPKCQNDNNQPAANPNGDGGKGGRKPAAASWANSIVLGILISVASVCILIVWVIAMHARRKEAEEAKMLNSLQASHAATTWKIDREKEPLSINVATFQRQLRKLKFSQLIEATNGFSAASLIGCGGFGEVFKATLKDGSSVAIKKLIRLSCQGDREFMAEMETLGKIKHRNLVPLLGYCKVGEERLLVYEFMEFGSLEEMLHGRTKTQDRRILTWEERKKIARGAAKGLCFLHHNCIPHIIHRDMKSSNVLLDHEMEARVSDFGMARLISALDTHLSVSTLAGTPGYVPPEYYQSFRCTAKGDVYSFGVILLELLTGKRPTDKDDFGDTNLVGWVKMKVGEGKRMEVIDPELLLVAKGTDESEVEEVKEMVRYLDITMQCVEDFPSKRLNMLRVVAMLRELMPESVNGNNSG, from the coding sequence ATGATTCAGAAGGACCCCAATGGGGTTTTGTCTGGATGGCAGCTCGATAACAATCCATGCACCTGGAAGGGAGTTTCATGCTCTCTAGATGGAAGAGTGACTCAACTCGATCTTAGTGCTCGTGATCTTGTTGGGGAAATCTCTTTTAATCCCCTGGCTTCTCTTGATATGTTGTCTGCTTTAAATCTGTCTGCTAATTCATTTACTATAAATTCAACATCTTTGCGTCAACTTCCATATGGATTGAAGCAGCTTGAACTATCTTCTAGTGGACTTGCAGGTTTGGTTCCAGAGGATTTATTCTCAAAGTGCCCCAATCTTGTTCAAGTGAATCTTTCTCACAACAATCTGACTGGTTTCCTGCCTGAAAATCTCTTGGTGAAAACCGATAATCTGCAGGCTCTTGACCTGTCTTTTAACAATCTAACAGGGTCAATTTCGAAACTGATTTTTCCAAGTTCCTTGACTTCCTTGGCTCAGCTTGATCTGTCTGGAAACCAAATTACAGACACCATTCCTATCTCACTTTCAAACTGCACAAATCTCAAAACCCTGAATTTATCATTCAATTTGCTGACAGGAGGTATACCAGGATCTTTGGGTGAACTCAGCAGTCTCCAGAGATTGGACCTCTCTCATAATCATCTTACCGGTCGAATCCCTCCCGACTTGGCAAATGCATGCAACTCACTACTAGAACTCAAGCTTTCCTACAACAACATTTCTGGGCCAATACCCTCCTTTTCCCTGTGCTCTTGGTTACAAATTATTGATTTGTCCAACAACAATCTATCAGGGTCTTTTCCAGATTCCATGTTTCAGAGCCTCGCCTCATTAGAGACCTTGCTGCTGACCAATAATTTTATTTCTGGACCATTCCCTGCTTCCATTTCATATTGTAGTAGACTGCGAATTGTTGATCTAAGTTCCAACAAGCTTTCTGGAACCCTCCCACCAGACATATGTCCAGGAGCTTCCTCACTAGAACAGCTAAGAATCCCAGATAATCTCATTCGGGGAGAAATCCCAGCTGAACTATCACAGTGTTCAAGCCTGAAGACAATTGATTTCAGCTTAAATTACATCAATGGCTCAATTCCAGCAGAGCTTGGCAGGCTTGAGAATCTTGAGCAACTGATAGCCTGGTTCAATGGGTTGGAAGGTAAAATCCCTGCAGAGATGGGGAACTGCAAGAATCTGAAGGATCTTATTCTCAATAATAACTTTCTTAGTGGTGAAATTCCAATTGAATTGTTCAAGAGCAGTAACCTTGAATGGATATCCCTCACGAGTAATGCCCTCACAGGCAAAATCCCACCTGAATTTGGCCTTCTGACAAGGCTGGCCGTTCTGCAACTTGCAAATAATAGCTTCAGTGGTCAGATACCGAGAGAGCTAGCAAACTGCAGCAGTTTGGTTTGGTTAGACCTCAACAGCAATAGGCTAACCGGGGAGATCCCACCACGACTTGGAAGGCAGCTCGGGGAGAAGGCATTGAGTGCAATTCCTTCAGGGAACACTTTGGTTTTTGTACGAAACGTTGGAAATTCATGTAAAGGAGTTGGAGGCCTGTTGGAATTTGCCGGAATCCGTCCAGAAAGGTTGTTGCAGATACCAACGTTAAAAAGTTGTGATTTCACAAGAATGTATTCTGGTCCAGTTCTTAGCCTCTTTACACAGTACCAGACTTTGGAGTATCTTGATCTTTCGTACAATGAGCTTCGTGGTAAAATACCAGATGAAATGGGGGAAATGGTGGCCTTACAAGTTCTTGTGTTAGCCCGTAACCAGCTATCTGGAGAGATCCCATCAACCCTTGGCCAGCTCAGGAATTTAGGGGTTTTTGATGCATCGCACAACAGACTACAGGGTCAGATCCCAGACTCATTTTCAAATTTGTCTTTTTTGGTACAAATTGATCTCTCCAATAATGAATTAACTGGGCAAATTCCTGCAAGGGGGCAACTCAGCACACTTCCAGCAAGTCAATTCGCAAACAACCCAGGACTCTGTGGGGTTCCCCTGCCTAAATGCCAGAATGACAACAACCAGCCAGCAGCAAATCCAAACGGGGATGGAGGCAAAGGAGGCAGAAAGCCTGCAGCTGCATCATGGGCTAATAGCATTGTCTTGGGGATTCTCATTTCTGTTGCTTCTGTATGCATTTTGATTGTGTGGGTAATTGCAATGCATGCAAGGCGAAAGGAAGCAGAGGAAGCCAAAATGCTTAATAGCTTACAAGCATCCCATGCGGCAACAACATGGAAAATTGACAGGGAGAAAGAACCATTGAGCATTAATGTGGCAACTTTTCAAAGGCAACTAAGGAAACTTAAATTTTCACAGCTTATAGAGGCAACCAATGGCTTCTCAGCAGCAAGCCTTATTGGTTGTGGTGGATTTGGGGAAGTGTTTAAAGCCACATTGAAGGATGGGTCGAGTGTTGCTATAAAGAAGCTCATACGATTAAGCTGCCAAGGAGATCGAGAATTCATGGCCGAGATGGAAACTCTAGGGAAGATCAAGCATAGGAATCTTGTTCCCCTATTGGGTTATTGCAAAGTTGGTGAAGAGAGACTCCTTGTTTATGAATTCATGGAGTTTGGAAGCCTAGAAGAGATGCTCCATGGGAGAACAAAGACTCAAGATCGACGTATTCTAACATGGGAGGAAAGGAAAAAGATTGCAAGAGGGGCAGCCAAAGGACTATGTTTCCTACACCACAATTGCATTCCACATATCATACACCGTGACATGAAATCGAGTAATGTGCTACTAGACCATGAAATGGAAGCCAGAGTTTCAGATTTTGGTATGGCAAGGCTCATAAGTGCACTTGACACGCATCTAAGTGTAAGTACACTCGCAGGAACGCCTGGTTATGTCCCTCCCGAGTACTACCAAAGCTTCCGGTGCACTGCAAAAGGAGATGTCTACTCATTTGGAGTCATACTCTTGGAATTGTTAACTGGAAAACGGCCTACTGATAAGGATGATTTTGGGGATACAAACTTGGTGGGTTGGGTGAAAATGAAGGTCGGGGAAGGGAAAAGAATGGAAGTGATAGATCCAGAGCTGCTTTTGGTGGCTAAAGGAACAGATGAATCAGAAGTGGAAGAAGTTAAAGAGATGGTGAGATATTTAGACATAACAATGCAATGTGTTGAAGATTTCCCTTCCAAGAGGCTTAACATGTTGCGGGTGGTCGCCATGTTAAGGGAGCTGATGCCTGAATCTGTCAATGGGAACAACAGTGGTTGA